In Deinococcus cellulosilyticus NBRC 106333 = KACC 11606, a single window of DNA contains:
- a CDS encoding LysR family transcriptional regulator — protein sequence MFSMAFQPTLAQLRAFTAVVEHQGFSRAAAALGVTQSSLSHSVSSLEQGLNAVLLTRHARGITLTQKGTLVLIRARTILQLTMQLVEETAAEEVLSGMVSIACYRSVATHLLPVVMQHLYSQHPGIRLDIFDGCLNREDASREVLEGHCQLGIAHLPADSRLQAFPILTDPYVLVLPSNTPDIQNWEDLKDLPFIRFGREAHADEPSWTHLKPVLSLQEESSVLAMVASRMGFSILPRLTTEPHPAGVRLQGLPVFAARTLGVVTRAETLLLPHVRVVLDLLCNPQVLKASTLHQGPVHRV from the coding sequence ATGTTTTCGATGGCTTTCCAGCCCACCCTTGCACAGCTTCGTGCCTTCACTGCCGTGGTCGAGCACCAGGGCTTCAGCCGTGCGGCAGCTGCTCTGGGGGTCACCCAGTCCAGCCTGAGCCACAGTGTGTCCAGCCTGGAACAGGGGCTGAATGCTGTTTTGTTGACCCGTCACGCCAGAGGCATCACACTGACCCAGAAAGGGACGCTGGTTTTGATTCGTGCCAGGACCATCTTGCAGCTCACAATGCAGCTTGTGGAGGAGACTGCAGCTGAAGAGGTTCTGTCTGGAATGGTGAGCATTGCCTGTTACCGCAGTGTGGCCACGCACCTGCTTCCAGTGGTGATGCAGCACCTTTACAGCCAGCATCCCGGCATCAGGCTGGACATCTTTGATGGGTGCCTGAACCGCGAGGACGCCTCCAGAGAGGTGCTTGAAGGCCACTGCCAGCTTGGCATCGCGCACCTGCCTGCCGACTCCCGTTTGCAGGCTTTTCCGATCCTCACCGATCCTTATGTGCTGGTGCTGCCATCAAACACACCAGACATCCAGAACTGGGAAGACCTGAAAGACCTGCCTTTCATCCGTTTTGGCCGGGAAGCCCACGCAGATGAACCGTCCTGGACCCACCTGAAGCCGGTGCTCAGCCTGCAGGAAGAAAGCAGTGTTCTGGCGATGGTGGCCTCCAGAATGGGATTCTCGATCCTGCCCAGGCTCACCACCGAGCCTCATCCGGCAGGGGTGCGTTTGCAGGGCTTGCCTGTGTTTGCTGCACGCACCCTCGGGGTGGTGACCAGAGCGGAGACCCTCCTGCTGCCTCATGTGCGGGT